TGAAACCTGGCCTGGCGTTTGGGAAAGGGGGAAGTGAACGTAGCGTCGTTACCGGCTGTAAAACGGCTTCTGTCCTGATTAATCTTAATGTTTTTCTCCGTTGTGACTCTGCTACTCCCAGAGGAAGTGAAACTGCACTGACCTCTTCTCCATGTTGATCATTGACAGAGAACCAGGAGGGGCTGCCGGCTTCACTTCCCCTCTCCCAGTTCAGAACAATCTCTCTGTCCACCAAAGTCAGAGCTCACGGTGTCATCACTTTAGGTCAGCTGCCCTTTTATGGGCGTGTTTTCCTGGCTCATGCGTGGATGCCGTTTGTTATATGGAGTCTCTTCTACGCTTTGCTCAGGTAAACTGTGTCTGCAACATGAGGATCTGGTTCAGAAGTATCTGCCGGTGTTTGCCAGGGAGCTGGAGGTGGGGTCGGAGGTCGCCGTGCGTAACAACCTGGTGGTCGTcatgtgtgatctgtgtgtcCGGTACACCAACATGGTGGATCGCTACATCCCCAACGTAGCTGCCTGTTTGCTCGACGACGAAGCCATCATCAGGGAGCAGACCCTCATCATGCTGACCAACCTGGTCCAGGTGGGAACTGTTCTTAAATCTCTACTCTCAGGTAACATTTCTCTTTGAGGACGCCGGATTATTCTCGGGTTTCTTCTGTATCTATATttacttgtctttttttccaggaAGAATTTGTGAGATGGAGGGGCTCcctcttcttttgttttgttgtcgtGCTGGTCGACCCGGTTCCTGCCATTGTCAGGTGAATCACACAAAGGTTCAAATATAGCAGTGAGGACGATCAATCGATCGATCCCGTCTGCGACACGACGCCGACGCCGTGCTGTGGGTCTCGTTTCTGGTCCCATCATGGCTGCTCGTGTTGCAGCACATTCGAGTTGACGCGTTACCTGGTAATTCGTTGTATCCATGACGTAATCTGGTTTCCTCTAGTGTAGACGACCACACAAGGTGAGTCACACCTGGTATTTGATTTAAGAGCActcggagcgcagacctcctccaagcagctcattcccccccctaactggatttacaccgtccacatggcgatctgggtcatcaaaaggttataaattggtcttggtatctttattcaccaatcataaaatattatttctaaaggttaaaaaaaaaaatgtaatatgttctcctgacctcattctggatccgatccagatgacgttcggtggtgagatagagacccccccccccacatgactatcaaattccataaacatcggtcaataatcaaccgagatattgaacaAATGTtggagctccattgactgatgttaacgaaaatgtgaaaccgatccagaatccaggatctcttgtggatcaagatgtaatcatctgttcctggtagcgtTCCAAACACCTCCTTCTGACCCCCGCCTCGCCTGAGGCTATGGACGTGATCAGAGGAGCTCTTCCTCAGTCTGAAGATGACCCTAATGTCGGCACTGACCTCCGTTTCTGGTTTCAGTTTGTGTGAGTActgcctcctccacctgctgctgaaGAAGAACCCAGAAATGTTCAGCCAACACTTCATCGAGTGCATCTTCTACTTCAACTCCTACAGCAAACACAAATCGTACAACAGATTCCCTCGCAGCGAGAGGTCGGTCTGTGTTCCGGCCGCGCCGCATGCGGAGGGTTAATTACCAAATTCACCCTCTCCTTTTCCATCGCTTTAATCCATGCAGAGAAAAGGTTCGGTTTTCCCTGAAAGGATCTCTGCATCGTGACAAGCGGTTTCACATTTACCGCTTTCTGCTGAAGCATTTTACCGACACCCAGCGCTTCAACGTCACCAACAGGATCAATCAGACCGTTCTGGGTGAgcgagtttgtttgtttggggggtCACGACCCGGAACCGGAGCGCATCGGAACGGTCCCCTTTCCCGTGTCGTTCCCAGTCGGAAGGGAATCCAGAGAGCGAGGTACGCCTCTGCAGCTTTCCTGAGGAAAGAAGGTTAAGCAAACAGtcgggggagaggggggggggagagggggggggaggggggggggagggagagactCCGTGGCTAGAAATAAAATGGAGCTCTTTACAGCAGCTCTGTCGTCATGGCGACGCAGCTAAGACAAAGAAATCATGCTGACTTGTCGCTTTGTTCTGCCCCAGCATGCTTTGCAGATGAGGAGCTCCCCCTGGATGCTGACGGAGCTGAACTTTTGTCGGAGACTTTCAAAGTCTTGAGTCTGAAGGAGATGAAGCTGAAGGCCATTTCTGCTGCGGGGGAGGAacccgaggaagaggagaacatGGCCACCATGGCGAAGGCTGTCCTGCAGGCTGCGCACAAGAAGGTGGTGTCACAGGTGAGGGACGTCGGGGCGCAGGCAGAATCAGCCTGGATCGGCGGGTTGGGGACCGGGGGACCGGTTCAAGTAGACGAGAGATCCGGATTGTGAGGCCCCTTCACCCCCCGCTTCGGCCCCCAGGTCCAAAAGAAGGCCTTCATCGAGAACACGGTCCCCCTCATCATCGGCCTGAAGGCCCTGCTGGAGCAGAGGCGCTCTCCTGTCCTCAGAGACCTCATGGCCTACCTTcatgtgagtggggggggggggggggggctactcgGTGCTGGGGAGCACCGCTCATATCGACGTTCCCATCAGGTGACGATGCAGGACTACCGCAGCGAGGTGAAGGAGTTCTTCTCCGGAGACGAGCAGCTGGCTGCCGAGCTGGAGTTCGCTCTGAAGAAGGCTCAGACGGGGACGGAGGAGCAGGTGGACGGCGACGCCCTGACCGGGGGCACCGGGACCCCCCCTGCACGGGTGAGAATAAAGCGCGTCTGTGGATTGATGAGTCGTTCCATTATAGGCTGGTGTTAAACGGCACAGATGTTAGTCGCTAACTCGAATAAGAACATTTGGTTCCTCTTTAATTTCCTTAAATCGGTATCGGGATCATTTTAATGCTGAACTTGGGTTCGGGTtggtccgtgtccagggtgagaaggctCGGCTGTGATCCGGGTCCGGTCACCGGTGTCTCGGACTCCCCTAcggtcagtgaaggcatcacgGTGTCTGTTCTCCCTCCAGCGTTCGGTCCGGTTCTCCGGGCCGCCGCCCCCGATCGGCTCCGTCACGCCCAGCCTGCCGCCTCCGAACCCCCCGTCTGCCGGACCGTCCAGCGCCGGGAGGTGGGTTGTTTCAGGTGTCCATGTTGGCTGGTCCGGTCTTCGTGGCTACGCAGGATTGTGTTTGTCCGTCCTACTTTTAAAGACGTCTTTTCTGGACATCAATGACATGGCTGTCTCTCATCAGCCGCGTGCGGCGGTCCATCCTGGAGGACCGGCTGCAGTCCAAGTCGGTCACGCCGGAAAAAACAGGCATGTCACCgagggggggtgtggggggggtcatgtgatcgcCGCCGttcgtttgtccgtccgtccgtccgtcgcCGAGATAACTctaaaagttctggacggatttCTTGCTGAAACTTTCGggagatgttgggaatgttaccaggaacagattaaagtttgagaatgatccacaagagatcctggattatggatcaagTTGACATTTAATTAAGCTGATTATTGATTTATGCTTATGGCGTTTGATACACTTTGACTCGTCATGGTCGGttcataaagataccaagaaccatcttgatccttctggtgctgatccagatcaccatgtggacccAGTTAGtctgcagcagaaaatgaagtcaagtctttctgacaatcagggcgccactgccaactactggagtggatgtgcaattacactttactctcgtaaggcaaaaaaacattttctccggtcacaggcgccccccctgccATCGCACCGCACCCCCCTAGGGGGAGACCCGCTGCTCTAGACTGTGACGTACTACTTTGTTTCATGTTTCCAGTGCTGCCTAAAGGCGCCGTGGAGGACCGAGCCATCAGCACACCAGCAGGTAGAAGCCACTGGACACAGCCGCACGCCCGGGAGATCAAAGGCCAGACTAACACAAAGACCCCTGGGCCCGGGAGATCAAAGGCTAGACTAACACAAAGACCCCTGGGCCCGGGAGATCAAAGGCTAGACTAATACGAAGACCCCTGGGCCCGGGAGATCAAAGGCTAGACTAATACGAAGACCCCTGGGCCCGGGAGATCAAAGGCTAGACTAACACGAAGACCCCTGGGCCCGGGAGATCAAAGGCTAGAGTAATACGAAGACCCTGGGCCCGGGAGATCAAAGGCTAGAGTAATACGAAGACCCCACTTACGTGTTCTTTGGTAACATTTTACTTCTCACACGAACGATGCGGATTGGGTCATTTTAGTGACGCTGTCTCAATGCAAAGACCTTCTGTCTCCCACACGATGTCCCTCtgaacttctgtctgtctcccacacgatgtccctctgaacttctgtctgtctcccacaccatgtccctctgaacttctgtctgtctcccacacggtgtccctctgaacttctgtctgtctcccacacggtgtccctctgaacttctgtctgtctcccacaccatgtccctctgaacttctgtctgtctcccacacggtgtccctctgaacttctgtctgtctcccacacggtgtccctctgaacttctgtctgtctcccacaccatgtccctctgaacttctgtctgtctcccacacggtgtccctctgaacttctgtctgtctcccacacggtgtccctctgaacttctgtctgtctcccacacggtgtccctctgaacttctgtctgtctcccacaccatgtccctctgaacttctgtctgtctcccacacggtgtccctctgaacttctgtctgtctcccacacggtgtccctctgaacttctgtctgtctcccacaccatgtccctctgaacttctgtctgtctcccacacggtgtccctctgaacttctgtctgtctcccacacggtgtccctctgaacttctgtctgtctcccacaccatgtccctctgaacttctgtctgtctcccacacggtgtccctctgaacttctgtctgtctcccacacgatgtccctctgaacttctgtctgtctcccacacggtgtccctctgaacttctgtctgtctcccacacgATGTCCCTCTGTTCTCAAGCCTGTAATCCAGGACCCAGAGCCAACTTCACGTTTGATGAAGGACTCAGCGCCATCTTCAGTGACAGAGGAACAAGTAGGTGTCCACAAACGGTCACTGATGATGTGTTCAGGCAGCGGTTCGTGTTAGAAACCCTGTGCAGTTCCTCAAACGACCATCGGGCGGTGGGGTAGGCTGGTTCTAAGTTGCATGTCCTGTTACCTGTCCTCGCAGGTCCTGCTGAGAACGCCGGTGTCCCTCGGCAGTAAGTGttctgactttccacacacatGCGGTGTCCCTCAGAGGAACTTGCAgtttgtcccctgaggggtcgccacggcgacccaaccttctccacttcaccctgtcctttgcatcgtcctcacACCagcctctcatgtcctccctcactacgtccatggaTGACTCTCAGCTTTATCCCCCCGtcgtctcccttcttcttgagaatggaaccagaactcttctcctccgttcctcttcatcttcttcctctctaggattgtattaaactaCCCGTTAAaactctccagcttcctctcctagacacttccatacctgcacaggtatgtctctggtccaactgccttcccattcttcatcctcttcatcacctttctaacttcactcgtgctaatctttggtccacaacaggttcctctcctccctttgttctctctcatcttcctcattcattactGCCTCAAAATACTTCTTCCGTCTTCCTttcactactggcctctgtcggcaccttcatctctactcttcatcactgtaacatgctgaacatccttcctgtctctgtccagcctggacagatcctATCTAACccgcatacaggtcatcatgacctctgtttgacctttaccTCTGTACTCCTGTCCTcccaatgtcccacttcttcttagctaacctcttctCCTCTATACACGTCTGCACTttctggttccaccaccaggtctcctgatctcctgtcctcccagaagacacacccagtccctctcctacctgtccctgatcacctgagctgttgtattccagtcttctggaagtccctcttgtccacccagagcctgtctcacctcttcgttcttcagcctctgctctgccttcgtcctcttcctcttcctcaccaccagcctatgctagCTGGCTACGCCCTCCTCTCGTAGGACGCCCGTTtgatggagggggggaaatgaagCTCAGCTTCTCTGTTTCAGGACTCCCGGTCCGAGACGATGGAGCGTTCAGTCTCCTCTCCGCTAGGCGTGAAGGGTCGGCGCCGGTTTATTGAGTTTGCTAATAAAGACGAGAGCTAACCTTGCCGCGTTCTCCTGTAGTTTTCTTTCTCCGTTACTGCATCAAACTCCGCTCTGCTTCATTTAATGTCTGTtactgttgccatggctactGGAACCCTTCAGCGTGTAGAAACGAGGTGCCTGAACCTGAAGACGCGGTCTCGCCCTGTCATGAAGCTGAAGGTTGGACGTCTGAAGGGGAAATGGTCTCGAGCAGGCCTCAAATTCCGTCCCGTCATCGGGGGTTGAATATTTGAGAGATTCAGCAAAAGCAGTTTGTTTGATGGAAGAACTTTATAGCGGCTGCATCGAGCAATGGTTCTCCTCTGGTTGGTTcacacggcgtgtgtgtgtgcgtgtgtgtgtgtgcgtagtaTAGTAACTCTACCTGGAGTTTCTAAATGTGATGTAGAATGTATTTAATCCAGAATAAGTCGCTCAGCCTATAAACAGGAAGAGCGGTTTGGAGCTAGCTACAGTTCCATTTAGCACTTTGCTTTAGCGACTCTTGTCCGGCTGGTGTTGCGTGCTGGCGACGCACGCGGGGAGGCGTGGTCGTCAGTGGGCATCGTTTTACACACGCGACGTCTGACTTGCGTGTTCGAACGAGAAACCCGCATCTGGCGTCTGCGTTCCTCTCCGTGAACGGCGGCAGCCTACCGTCACCGGCAGAGCTCGGCGGTTCTCCCCGGGGAAGGTAAATATAAGTTTGCTTCTTTGTCGATTCTCATGTTCAAAAACAAATGTTCGGGCTTTCTGCGCGTTTCTCCAGAACGGAGGAATGAGACATGATCTGAGACCAAAGTGATTTATTAATTCAGTTATTAATGCATTCTGACAAGAGCAGTAAGAAAGTTTCAATGGAAAGTACTTTACACAAAAGCCCTTTAAATAACCGCTCCGTGCTCCGGAGAACTTCGGTACTTTCACACCAGCAGACAGTCGGTGCTCAGAAACCGGAGCCCTTTACGCCCGATTGAAGACGCACCAACATCAAACACCAGCAGCGTCGGTCACGGCGAGCGACGTCCGACCGAAGCTTCCTCATCGCCTTCACGGGTTCTACATTCTGGCAGGTCAGACGCCGCCGTGGGAACAGGAATGTCTCCGCACGAGGAGCCCGTAGCTAGGATGGGGAGGGCAGAACCAAACCGAAGTGGAGCACCATCAGACCGTCCTGGAGCAGAAGAAAGTCGACGGGTGCTTCAAACACTCGTCCCGCTTTGGACTCCGTTTGCTGCCGCCGTGCGTCGCTCACCTGTCGGCCGTCTTCCCCTACGAAGCTCTGTATGTCTTTGAGTGACTGGTAGTGATCCAGAAGGTGGTCTCCACAGACCACGTCCACCTGCAGGACACAGACGTCACCCGAGCGGGCTAAGAACACCCCCGTGCGGAGCCGGGGAGGCGGACGCTCCATGGGTTTATCACTCGTCAGGAGTCGACCAGTAGTTCCTAAATGAGCTCCAGACTCACCTGGCAGGAGGGGCTCAgctccatcttcctcctgaTGAAGAGCTCTACATGTCGGACGGTGGCGTGACCGGACACACGGATGTACGGCCTCTCCAAAGGCTGAGCAGGGAAAGGAATCCGGGTTAGGGACAGAAGCAGCCGCTTCCCCCGTCAGACAGTCACAGTGGAGGCgagtcacgccccccccccccccgtcggacCCACATCTCTGCCGTGCACGTTTACGTGCCGGCACTCAGAACCTCACAGCCGGCGCCGTCCGCTCACCCAACAGACCGTTACGCCTTTAAAGCCCGCCGTGACGTCGAAACCAAGTTCTATTTCTATATTAAAGGCACATTTCAAAGCTCTTCGGGGAACAGAGCTTTCAGGCACAACTCCCCTTAATGAAAACATTACCTTGTAGTCGCTGACGCCCTCTTCAGCCctggaacagacagacagaaagcatTCTGGGAAACAGGCATTTACAATAAATTGATTTACTGCAAAGGCCAAATCTCCGGGACGCCGTGCGGCTGGCGAGCCGGAGCTTCCCGGCGTGTTTGACGCACCGACGAACGCACAATCAGCTGCGCGGCGCACCCTGGTGGCAGAAAGGCCCGAGGTCCTACCcaacaaactgcagcagcagcgacacGTCCAGCTCCGGGGGGACGGTGAACGCGGTCGGGCCGACGCTGTCCTTCTTCTGCCGCCTCACAACGGGAGCCGAAGGGGAAAGCAGCACTgcccagcaggaaggagagaggaggcatgAAGGGTCCTCGAAAGGTCCTCGAAAGGTCCTCAGACAAACGGGACGAGTAGGAAAGAATCCCTGATCCTTAGACACCGTCACCCTCCAGCAACGGTCTCTGCAGGGCTTACTACCAATCACACGGAATCAATACAGATCAAAGACCAGAGTTTTGAGCCTTTGTCCGTTATTCTGTCACAAATGGAACATGTTCTTAAAGTTGAGCTAAAAAAGTGTGGATCCCAATGATTCCGTGTCGCACTTCCTCCTTGGTTCTCCTGCCGGCTGAGAGGTTTTACCTGGAATCGGCACCTGAAGCCCCCTCGCTTTGTAGAAGTTAGTCATTTGCCCTCTTTCTActgtgacacaaaaacaaagaatcaaacTAAAGATGAATCATGGGATCAGCAGCCCTGAGAGAACGCGCCCGAGTGGACTCACGCTCCTCAAGGCGGGGGATCATCTTGTAAACTATATCCTGCAGCTGTCGATCAGGCCTGCGtgaaaacaaagacactttGATTTCAGCCTCAACGTCCGGCCGGTTTC
Above is a window of Brachionichthys hirsutus isolate HB-005 chromosome 7, CSIRO-AGI_Bhir_v1, whole genome shotgun sequence DNA encoding:
- the pcgf6 gene encoding polycomb group RING finger protein 6, whose product is MSLPPPGRRSHDGSATFSDCDSEEESKLPLHHFHPYIRCGLCCGFLIDATTVTECLHTFCKSCIVKHFFDGNRCPTCSIVVHQTQPLYNIRPDRQLQDIVYKMIPRLEELERGQMTNFYKARGLQVPIPVLLSPSAPVVRRQKKDSVGPTAFTVPPELDVSLLLQFVGAEEGVSDYKPLERPYIRVSGHATVRHVELFIRRKMELSPSCQVDVVCGDHLLDHYQSLKDIQSFVGEDGRQDGLMVLHFGLVLPSPS